From Vitis vinifera cultivar Pinot Noir 40024 chromosome 5, ASM3070453v1, the proteins below share one genomic window:
- the LOC100251046 gene encoding uncharacterized protein LOC100251046 gives MEIELVKCECCGLKEDCTQEYISEVKAKFDGKWLCGLCSEAVRDEVNRGKKPYCLEDAVIAHMSFCRKFKSNPAVRVADGMRQMLRRRSGDMSSSPSASKKYTRSASTSQVGDNSSFPLY, from the coding sequence ATGGAGATTGAATTGGTTAAGTGTGAGTGCTGTGGCCTGAAAGAAGATTGCACCCAGGAGTATATCAGCGAGGTGAAGGCGAAATTCGACGGGAAATGGCTATGTGGGTTGTGCTCAGAAGCTGTTAGAGATGAAGTTAACAGGGGGAAGAAGCCATATTGTTTGGAAGACGCTGTGATAGCTCACATGTCTTTCTGTCGCAAATTCAAATCCAACCCTGCTGTTCGGGTGGCTGATGGGATGAGGCAGATGCTCAGGAGAAGGTCTGGTGACATGTCTTCATCTCCATCTGCTTCTAAGAAGTACACGAGATCAGCTAGCACATCACAAGTAGGAGACAACTCATCTTTCCCCCTTTACTAG